In the genome of Triticum urartu cultivar G1812 chromosome 5, Tu2.1, whole genome shotgun sequence, one region contains:
- the LOC125556303 gene encoding uncharacterized protein LOC125556303 produces MGTPAGLPYCCGTPLGWLALMDNLQSPTRFVLRESLSEAEIFLPCLPAVVQVFLSGDPLTSPDWMAIASQKLYTTGTCMGQTLFFWRPGDAAWTTQLERPNGRIDSAAFHQGKFYFTEVGWTLHAYDLDSSPPKLVRSTYLYSALRARHGFRQFPGGGRPTWYVVAFNGELLLVVMYRAPDIKAVEVYRPDWAAERLELRDKVTDLGEYSLFLGRGDAFALCAKDFTMIRRNCVYFVEHDTVKHQDWAVVLDLGSNVFQQIPYPGEQMEGAGRSNHWTAYSWFCPRRPFLKGEAQ; encoded by the coding sequence ATGGGCACGCCGGCGGGCCTACCATACTGCTGCGGCACGCCCCTTGGCTGGCTTGCTCTCATGGACAACCTGCAATCCCCAACGCGGTTCGTCCTCCGGGAGTCCCTCTCCGAAGCTGAGATCTTTCTGCCCTGTTTGCCCGCCGTTGTCCAAGTCTTCCTCTCTGGAGACCCGCTCACCTCGCCTGATTGGATGGCGATCGCAAGCCAGAAGCTCTACACTACTGGCACTTGCATGGGCCAGACACTCTTCTTCTGGCGGCCTGGAGATGCCGCATGGACTACGCAGCTCGAGCGGCCAAACGGCAGGATCGATAGCGCGGCATTCCATCAGGGGAAATTCTACTTCACCGAGGTCGGGTGGACCCTTCACGCCTATGATCTTGACAGCTCCCCTCCCAAGCTTGTCCGGAGCACGTACCTTTACAGTGCTCTGCGAGCGCGCCATGGATTTCGACAGTTCCCTGGCGGTGGCAGGCCGACGTGGTACGTGGTCGCATTCAATGGCGAGTTGCTGCTTGTTGTGATGTACCGGGCGCCCGACATAAAGGCTGTCGAAGTTTACCGCCCGGACTGGGCAGCGGAGCGCCTGGAGCTGCGGGACAAGGTGACGGATCTCGGCGAGTACTCGCTCTTCTTGGGCCGCGGTGACGCGTTTGCCCTCTGTGCAAAGGACTTTACTATGATCCGGAGAAATTGTGTCTACTTTGTAGAGCACGATACAGTCAAGCATCAAGATTGGGCTGTTGTGTTAGACTTGGGGTCAAATGTTTTCCAACAAATTCCATATCCCGGAGAGCAGATGGAGGGCGCCGGCAGAAGCAATCACTGGACGGCGTATTCATGGTTCTGTCCCAGAAGACCCTTCTTGAAGGGTGAAGCCCAGTAA